The following are encoded together in the Drosophila sechellia strain sech25 chromosome 3R, ASM438219v1, whole genome shotgun sequence genome:
- the LOC6612934 gene encoding coiled-coil-helix-coiled-coil-helix domain-containing protein 10, mitochondrial, whose amino-acid sequence MSRKRRSFSVSAGRSNYMPVLVPAVKSSEMVFKEAAAHAAGVAAGSAVGHAIGSGITGLLRRGDQQPRHSDLVEEGPCAKEMKQFLKCIEENYDLSVCKEFNDAVRRCHRQNNI is encoded by the coding sequence ATGTCGCGCAAGCGGAGAAGTTTTTCGGTATCAGCAGGCCGCTCAAACTATATGCCTGTGTTGGTGCCCGCCGTCAAGAGTTCCGAAATGGTATTCAAGGAAGCGGCTGCCCATGCAGCGGGCGTGGCAGCAGGATCAGCTGTGGGTCACGCCATCGGATCAGGGATAACCGGGCTATTGAGGCGGGGAGACCAGCAGCCGCGCCACAGCGATTTGGTCGAGGAAGGTCCATGCGCCAAGGAAATGAAGCAGTTCTTGAAGTGCATCGAGGAAAATTACGATCTCAGTGTGTGCAAGGAGTTCAACGATGCTGTGCGACGATGCCACCGCCAGAACAATATTTAG
- the LOC6612935 gene encoding coiled-coil-helix-coiled-coil-helix domain-containing protein 2 — translation MPRQRSESPRSTGSMRRQSSRSSHVFATKPSRGSSKDLPAVQQPKKESLPAAGPAASSATSTETKGPSTADKFKDMATTAAGVAAGSAVGHAVGAGLTGMFQGRGQAAPAKEQPPQEGSLGASASQSVPKPQLVEDGPCAFELRQFLKCTEDNSSDLSVCKEFNEAMQQCRRRYNV, via the coding sequence ATGCCCCGCCAACGTTCGGAAAGTCCGCGATCCACCGGATCAATGCGCCGCCAAAGCAGCCGAAGCAGCCATGTCTTCGCCACAAAGCCGTCGCGTGGTAGCAGCAAGGATCTGCCGGCGGTGCAGCAGCCCAAGAAGGAATCCCTACCAGCTGCAGGGCCTGCTGCCTCGTCAGCCACCTCCACAGAGACAAAAGGTCCTAGCACGGCAGATAAGTTCAAGGACATGGCCACCACGGCGGCTGGCGTGGCAGCAGGATCAGCTGTGGGCCACGCTGTGGGCGCAGGACTCACCGGAATGTTCCAGGGACGTGGTCAGGCAGCCCCGGCCAAGGAGCAGCCTCCGCAGGAGGGATCCTTGGGAGCTTCAGCTTCGCAATCAGTACCGAAACCTCAACTAGTGGAGGATGGTCCCTGTGCCTTCGAGCTGAGGCAGTTCCTCAAGTGCACCGAGGACAACAGCAGTGATCTCTCCGTTTGCAAGGAGTTCAACGAGGCAATGCAGCAGTGTCGGCGGCGCTACAATGTCTGA